In one window of Longimicrobium sp. DNA:
- a CDS encoding aminoacyl--tRNA ligase-related protein produces the protein MAEQTKGATMARTAITPTRDEDYAQWYQAVVRDADVAEMSHVRGCMVIKPWGYGVWEQLQRTLDRAIKDAGAVNAYFPLFIPLSYLEREAAHVEGFAKEMAVVTHHRLEAREGKLVPTGELAEPLIVRPTSETIIGESMADWVQSYRDLPLLLNQWANVVRWELRPRVLLRTTEFLWQEGHTAHASHDDAMEYTLRILHEVYAKVVEEDLAVPVIPGEKTPGERFPGAVNTYCIEAMMQDGRALQAGTSHYLGQNFATAFSISFQNAEGAQEYAFTTSWGVSTRLIGALVMTHADDNGLRVPPRVAPHQVVIVPMMRKDAGEEVLAYARRVADEIRGQTFAGGRAIEVLVDDSLYEARDKKWKWVKRGVPLLLELGPKDMGNDGVSYLRRDHGPTEYVRTGRGDFVAGVGALLDEIQRGYLEQARAFQVARTRRDITTFGEFEAYFAEGGDETPASEQPGFAIAKWCGDEACEEKARGLGVTIRCLPFDQSGTEGACVICGRPATTDAVFARAY, from the coding sequence GTGGCAGAGCAGACGAAGGGCGCCACCATGGCGCGCACCGCCATCACCCCCACGCGCGACGAGGACTACGCGCAGTGGTACCAGGCCGTGGTCCGCGACGCGGACGTGGCCGAGATGAGCCACGTGCGCGGGTGCATGGTCATCAAGCCGTGGGGCTACGGCGTGTGGGAGCAGCTCCAGCGCACGCTGGACCGCGCCATCAAGGACGCCGGCGCGGTGAACGCCTACTTCCCGCTCTTCATCCCCCTGAGCTACCTCGAGCGCGAGGCCGCGCACGTGGAGGGCTTCGCCAAGGAGATGGCGGTGGTCACCCACCACCGCCTCGAGGCGCGCGAGGGGAAGCTGGTGCCCACCGGCGAGCTGGCCGAGCCGCTGATCGTCCGCCCCACGAGCGAGACCATCATCGGCGAGAGCATGGCCGACTGGGTGCAGAGCTACCGCGACCTGCCGCTGCTTCTGAACCAGTGGGCCAACGTGGTCCGCTGGGAGCTGCGGCCGCGCGTCCTCCTGCGCACGACGGAATTCCTCTGGCAGGAGGGGCACACCGCGCACGCCAGCCACGACGACGCCATGGAGTACACCCTGCGCATCCTGCACGAGGTGTACGCGAAGGTGGTGGAGGAAGATCTCGCCGTCCCCGTCATCCCCGGCGAGAAGACGCCCGGCGAGCGCTTCCCCGGCGCGGTGAACACCTACTGCATCGAGGCCATGATGCAGGACGGCCGCGCGCTGCAGGCGGGAACCAGCCACTACCTCGGCCAGAACTTCGCCACGGCGTTCAGCATCTCCTTCCAGAACGCCGAGGGCGCGCAGGAGTACGCCTTCACCACCTCGTGGGGCGTGTCGACGCGGCTGATCGGCGCGCTGGTGATGACGCACGCCGACGACAACGGCCTGCGCGTGCCGCCCCGCGTGGCCCCGCACCAGGTGGTGATCGTGCCGATGATGCGGAAGGACGCGGGCGAGGAGGTCCTGGCCTACGCCCGCCGCGTCGCTGACGAGATCCGGGGGCAGACCTTCGCCGGCGGGCGGGCGATCGAGGTGCTGGTGGACGACTCGCTGTACGAGGCGCGCGACAAGAAGTGGAAGTGGGTCAAGCGCGGCGTGCCGCTCCTCCTCGAGCTCGGCCCCAAGGACATGGGGAACGACGGCGTCAGCTACCTCCGCCGCGACCACGGCCCCACGGAGTACGTCCGCACCGGGCGGGGGGACTTCGTGGCCGGCGTGGGGGCGCTGCTGGACGAGATCCAGCGCGGCTACCTGGAGCAGGCGCGCGCCTTCCAGGTGGCCCGCACCCGGCGCGACATCACCACCTTCGGCGAGTTCGAGGCCTACTTCGCCGAGGGCGGCGACGAGACGCCGGCGTCGGAGCAGCCGGGCTTCGCCATCGCCAAGTGGTGCGGCGACGAGGCGTGCGAGGAGAAGGCGCGCGGGCTGGGTGTCACCATCCGCTGCCTGCCCTTCGACCAGAGCGGCACCGAGGGCGCCTGCGTGATCTGCGGCCGCCCCGCCACCACCGACGCGGTGTTCGCCCGGGCGTACTGA